A stretch of Macadamia integrifolia cultivar HAES 741 chromosome 7, SCU_Mint_v3, whole genome shotgun sequence DNA encodes these proteins:
- the LOC122084330 gene encoding splicing factor U2af large subunit B-like isoform X1: MPDYGGRYDGNGEALNDYSSSPPHKTSSHGGADDYSDSKSRHGSREYVRESSRSREKEREKSRDKERERDRDGERDRDRDRDRHHRDHYRERTDRRDRGRDRDDDDDYHRIRDYERRREYDRDREGRHHHRSRSRSRGKSHHRSRSHSRSRSRSRSKSKRVSGFDMAPPTTALMPGAAAGVAAGQLTGSTTTIPGMFPNMLQFPAQLATPLLMHPQAMTQQATRHARRVYVGGLPPTANEQSVATFFSQVMGAIGGNSAGPGDAVVNVYINHEKKFAFVEMRSVEEASNAMALDGIIFEGAPVKVRRPSDYNPSLAAALGPSQPNPNLNLAAVGLTPGSAGGLEGPDRIFVGGLPYYFTEVQIRELLESFGPLRGFDLVKDRETGNSKGYAFCVYQDLSVTDIACAALNGIKMGDKTLTVRRANQGASQPKPEQESILLQAQQQVALQRLVFQGGALPTKVICLTQVVSADELKDDEEYEDIMDDMRTEGAKYGTLVNLVIPRPGPNGELFPGVGKVFMEYTDADGATKARSGLNGRRFGGNVVTANYYPENKFSQGDYEG; this comes from the exons ATGCCGGATTACGGAGGAAGATATGATGGTAATGGCGAAGCGCTCAACGATTACAGTTCATCACCTCCGCATAAGACTAGCAGTCATGGCGGTGCGGATGATTATAGCGACTCTAAATCGCGG CATGGATCCCGCGAGTATGTCAGAGAGTCTTCAAGAAGTagggagaaggaaagagaaaaaagcagggataaggagagggagagggacagGGACGGGGAAAGGGATCGAGATAGAGATCGGGATCGTCACCATAGAGACCACTATAGGGAACGGACTGACAGAAGGGACCGTGGTCGAGATAGAGACGACGATGATGATTATCACCGAATTCGAGACTATGAGAG GCGTAGAGAATATGATCGAGATCGGGAAGGGAGACATCATCATAGATCTCGATCTCGTTCAAGGGGTAAATCTCATCATAGATCAAGATCTCACTCTCGATCTCGATCTCGTTCAAGATCAAAGAG CAAGCGGGTTAGTGGTTTTGACATGGCTCCTCCAACGACTGCATTGATGCCAGGAGCTGCTGCTGGTGTTGCTGCAG GTCAATTGACTGGGTCCACAACAACCATCCCTGGAATGTTTCCAAATATGCTACAATTTCCTGCACAG CTGGCAACCCCACTCTTGATGCACCCTCAGGCAATGACTCAACAG GCAACAAGACATGCTCGACGGGTTTATGTTGGTGGCCTTCCTCCGACTGCGAATGAACAG TCAGTGGCAACTTTCTTCAGCCAGGTTATGGGCGCAATTGGAGGAAATTCTGCTGGACCAG GAGATGCTGTTGTTAATGTATACATTAACCATGAGAAGAAGTTTGCATTTGTTGAAATGAGGTCTGTTGAGGAGGCTAGTAATGCTATGGCCTTGGATGGTATTATTTTTGAG GGTGCGCCAGTGAAGGTGAGGcggccaagtgattacaacccttCTCTTGCTGCAGCACTTGGGCCAAGTCAACCAAATCCCAATCTCAACCTAGCTGCCGTAGGATTAACTCCAGGTTCTGCTGGTGGACTCGAGGGTCCGGATCGAATCTTTGTTGGTGGGCTTCCGTACTATTTCACAGAAGTACAGATACGGGAGCTTTTAGAATCCTTTGGGCCCCTTCGTGGTTTTGATCTTGTCAAGGACAGGGAAACAGGGAACTCGAAAGGTTATGCATTTTGTGTGTATCAAGATCTGTCAGTAACTGACATCGCTTGTGCAGCTCTCAATGGAATAAAAATGGGTGATAAAACTCTCACTGTTAGGCGTGCAAATCAGGGTGCTTCACAGCCAAAACCTGAGCAGGAGAGTATATTATTGCAGGCACAGCAGCAGGTAGCATTGCAG AGACTTGTTTTCCAAGGTGGTGCACTACCTACCAAGGTCATATGCTTAACACAGGTAGTTAGTGCAGATGAGCTAAAAGACGATGAGGAGTATGAAGACATAATGGATGACATGAGAACAGAAGGCGCTAAATATG GGACACTGGTAAATTTAGTCATTCCTCGTCCTGGACCAAATGGCGAGTTGTTTCCAGGAGTTGGGAAG GTATTCATGGAGTATACAGACGCAGATGGAGCTACAAAAGCCAGGTCAGGGTTGAATGGGAGGAGATTTGGTGGCAATGTAGTCACAGCCAATTATTATCCAGAGAACAAGTTTTCCCAGGGCGACTACGAGGGATAG
- the LOC122084330 gene encoding splicing factor U2af large subunit B-like isoform X4 codes for MFPNMLQFPAQLATPLLMHPQAMTQQATRHARRVYVGGLPPTANEQSVATFFSQVMGAIGGNSAGPGDAVVNVYINHEKKFAFVEMRSVEEASNAMALDGIIFEGAPVKVRRPSDYNPSLAAALGPSQPNPNLNLAAVGLTPGSAGGLEGPDRIFVGGLPYYFTEVQIRELLESFGPLRGFDLVKDRETGNSKGYAFCVYQDLSVTDIACAALNGIKMGDKTLTVRRANQGASQPKPEQESILLQAQQQVALQRLVFQGGALPTKVICLTQVVSADELKDDEEYEDIMDDMRTEGAKYGTLVNLVIPRPGPNGELFPGVGKVFMEYTDADGATKARSGLNGRRFGGNVVTANYYPENKFSQGDYEG; via the exons ATGTTTCCAAATATGCTACAATTTCCTGCACAG CTGGCAACCCCACTCTTGATGCACCCTCAGGCAATGACTCAACAG GCAACAAGACATGCTCGACGGGTTTATGTTGGTGGCCTTCCTCCGACTGCGAATGAACAG TCAGTGGCAACTTTCTTCAGCCAGGTTATGGGCGCAATTGGAGGAAATTCTGCTGGACCAG GAGATGCTGTTGTTAATGTATACATTAACCATGAGAAGAAGTTTGCATTTGTTGAAATGAGGTCTGTTGAGGAGGCTAGTAATGCTATGGCCTTGGATGGTATTATTTTTGAG GGTGCGCCAGTGAAGGTGAGGcggccaagtgattacaacccttCTCTTGCTGCAGCACTTGGGCCAAGTCAACCAAATCCCAATCTCAACCTAGCTGCCGTAGGATTAACTCCAGGTTCTGCTGGTGGACTCGAGGGTCCGGATCGAATCTTTGTTGGTGGGCTTCCGTACTATTTCACAGAAGTACAGATACGGGAGCTTTTAGAATCCTTTGGGCCCCTTCGTGGTTTTGATCTTGTCAAGGACAGGGAAACAGGGAACTCGAAAGGTTATGCATTTTGTGTGTATCAAGATCTGTCAGTAACTGACATCGCTTGTGCAGCTCTCAATGGAATAAAAATGGGTGATAAAACTCTCACTGTTAGGCGTGCAAATCAGGGTGCTTCACAGCCAAAACCTGAGCAGGAGAGTATATTATTGCAGGCACAGCAGCAGGTAGCATTGCAG AGACTTGTTTTCCAAGGTGGTGCACTACCTACCAAGGTCATATGCTTAACACAGGTAGTTAGTGCAGATGAGCTAAAAGACGATGAGGAGTATGAAGACATAATGGATGACATGAGAACAGAAGGCGCTAAATATG GGACACTGGTAAATTTAGTCATTCCTCGTCCTGGACCAAATGGCGAGTTGTTTCCAGGAGTTGGGAAG GTATTCATGGAGTATACAGACGCAGATGGAGCTACAAAAGCCAGGTCAGGGTTGAATGGGAGGAGATTTGGTGGCAATGTAGTCACAGCCAATTATTATCCAGAGAACAAGTTTTCCCAGGGCGACTACGAGGGATAG
- the LOC122084330 gene encoding splicing factor U2af large subunit B-like isoform X2 → MLGYLSRCAAIGHEPASVAFMYKEDSCTGLMDLVRLQPAPITFFGQLTGSTTTIPGMFPNMLQFPAQLATPLLMHPQAMTQQATRHARRVYVGGLPPTANEQSVATFFSQVMGAIGGNSAGPGDAVVNVYINHEKKFAFVEMRSVEEASNAMALDGIIFEGAPVKVRRPSDYNPSLAAALGPSQPNPNLNLAAVGLTPGSAGGLEGPDRIFVGGLPYYFTEVQIRELLESFGPLRGFDLVKDRETGNSKGYAFCVYQDLSVTDIACAALNGIKMGDKTLTVRRANQGASQPKPEQESILLQAQQQVALQRLVFQGGALPTKVICLTQVVSADELKDDEEYEDIMDDMRTEGAKYGTLVNLVIPRPGPNGELFPGVGKVFMEYTDADGATKARSGLNGRRFGGNVVTANYYPENKFSQGDYEG, encoded by the exons ATGCTGGGCTACTTGTCCCGCTGTGCTGCCATTGGGCATGAGCCGGCTTCTGTAGCTTTTATGTACAAGGAGGATTCATGCACCGGTTTGATGGATCTTGTTCGTCTTCAACCGGCACCTATTACCTTTTTTG GTCAATTGACTGGGTCCACAACAACCATCCCTGGAATGTTTCCAAATATGCTACAATTTCCTGCACAG CTGGCAACCCCACTCTTGATGCACCCTCAGGCAATGACTCAACAG GCAACAAGACATGCTCGACGGGTTTATGTTGGTGGCCTTCCTCCGACTGCGAATGAACAG TCAGTGGCAACTTTCTTCAGCCAGGTTATGGGCGCAATTGGAGGAAATTCTGCTGGACCAG GAGATGCTGTTGTTAATGTATACATTAACCATGAGAAGAAGTTTGCATTTGTTGAAATGAGGTCTGTTGAGGAGGCTAGTAATGCTATGGCCTTGGATGGTATTATTTTTGAG GGTGCGCCAGTGAAGGTGAGGcggccaagtgattacaacccttCTCTTGCTGCAGCACTTGGGCCAAGTCAACCAAATCCCAATCTCAACCTAGCTGCCGTAGGATTAACTCCAGGTTCTGCTGGTGGACTCGAGGGTCCGGATCGAATCTTTGTTGGTGGGCTTCCGTACTATTTCACAGAAGTACAGATACGGGAGCTTTTAGAATCCTTTGGGCCCCTTCGTGGTTTTGATCTTGTCAAGGACAGGGAAACAGGGAACTCGAAAGGTTATGCATTTTGTGTGTATCAAGATCTGTCAGTAACTGACATCGCTTGTGCAGCTCTCAATGGAATAAAAATGGGTGATAAAACTCTCACTGTTAGGCGTGCAAATCAGGGTGCTTCACAGCCAAAACCTGAGCAGGAGAGTATATTATTGCAGGCACAGCAGCAGGTAGCATTGCAG AGACTTGTTTTCCAAGGTGGTGCACTACCTACCAAGGTCATATGCTTAACACAGGTAGTTAGTGCAGATGAGCTAAAAGACGATGAGGAGTATGAAGACATAATGGATGACATGAGAACAGAAGGCGCTAAATATG GGACACTGGTAAATTTAGTCATTCCTCGTCCTGGACCAAATGGCGAGTTGTTTCCAGGAGTTGGGAAG GTATTCATGGAGTATACAGACGCAGATGGAGCTACAAAAGCCAGGTCAGGGTTGAATGGGAGGAGATTTGGTGGCAATGTAGTCACAGCCAATTATTATCCAGAGAACAAGTTTTCCCAGGGCGACTACGAGGGATAG
- the LOC122084330 gene encoding splicing factor U2af large subunit B-like isoform X3, which produces MDVCLLIAKTSKRVSGFDMAPPTTALMPGAAAGVAAGQLTGSTTTIPGMFPNMLQFPAQLATPLLMHPQAMTQQATRHARRVYVGGLPPTANEQSVATFFSQVMGAIGGNSAGPGDAVVNVYINHEKKFAFVEMRSVEEASNAMALDGIIFEGAPVKVRRPSDYNPSLAAALGPSQPNPNLNLAAVGLTPGSAGGLEGPDRIFVGGLPYYFTEVQIRELLESFGPLRGFDLVKDRETGNSKGYAFCVYQDLSVTDIACAALNGIKMGDKTLTVRRANQGASQPKPEQESILLQAQQQVALQRLVFQGGALPTKVICLTQVVSADELKDDEEYEDIMDDMRTEGAKYGTLVNLVIPRPGPNGELFPGVGKVFMEYTDADGATKARSGLNGRRFGGNVVTANYYPENKFSQGDYEG; this is translated from the exons ATGGATGTGTGCCTACTTATTGCCAAAACGAG CAAGCGGGTTAGTGGTTTTGACATGGCTCCTCCAACGACTGCATTGATGCCAGGAGCTGCTGCTGGTGTTGCTGCAG GTCAATTGACTGGGTCCACAACAACCATCCCTGGAATGTTTCCAAATATGCTACAATTTCCTGCACAG CTGGCAACCCCACTCTTGATGCACCCTCAGGCAATGACTCAACAG GCAACAAGACATGCTCGACGGGTTTATGTTGGTGGCCTTCCTCCGACTGCGAATGAACAG TCAGTGGCAACTTTCTTCAGCCAGGTTATGGGCGCAATTGGAGGAAATTCTGCTGGACCAG GAGATGCTGTTGTTAATGTATACATTAACCATGAGAAGAAGTTTGCATTTGTTGAAATGAGGTCTGTTGAGGAGGCTAGTAATGCTATGGCCTTGGATGGTATTATTTTTGAG GGTGCGCCAGTGAAGGTGAGGcggccaagtgattacaacccttCTCTTGCTGCAGCACTTGGGCCAAGTCAACCAAATCCCAATCTCAACCTAGCTGCCGTAGGATTAACTCCAGGTTCTGCTGGTGGACTCGAGGGTCCGGATCGAATCTTTGTTGGTGGGCTTCCGTACTATTTCACAGAAGTACAGATACGGGAGCTTTTAGAATCCTTTGGGCCCCTTCGTGGTTTTGATCTTGTCAAGGACAGGGAAACAGGGAACTCGAAAGGTTATGCATTTTGTGTGTATCAAGATCTGTCAGTAACTGACATCGCTTGTGCAGCTCTCAATGGAATAAAAATGGGTGATAAAACTCTCACTGTTAGGCGTGCAAATCAGGGTGCTTCACAGCCAAAACCTGAGCAGGAGAGTATATTATTGCAGGCACAGCAGCAGGTAGCATTGCAG AGACTTGTTTTCCAAGGTGGTGCACTACCTACCAAGGTCATATGCTTAACACAGGTAGTTAGTGCAGATGAGCTAAAAGACGATGAGGAGTATGAAGACATAATGGATGACATGAGAACAGAAGGCGCTAAATATG GGACACTGGTAAATTTAGTCATTCCTCGTCCTGGACCAAATGGCGAGTTGTTTCCAGGAGTTGGGAAG GTATTCATGGAGTATACAGACGCAGATGGAGCTACAAAAGCCAGGTCAGGGTTGAATGGGAGGAGATTTGGTGGCAATGTAGTCACAGCCAATTATTATCCAGAGAACAAGTTTTCCCAGGGCGACTACGAGGGATAG